In the Populus trichocarpa isolate Nisqually-1 chromosome 8, P.trichocarpa_v4.1, whole genome shotgun sequence genome, ATGCttccaagtgtggtgttgctcGATTCATCATAAAGGAGTTGAACAAATCATCCATCTCCTAGATTCTCTCAAGAATTGTCCTTTGATTGGTTGTACGTGTTTtgccaacacccatcaagaGGTTTTCTAGTGTTTAACCTTATTTTAGATTTCCAATCAGTCATGGACTTGCCCCCAGTtgaaacaatactcttcaagtatatgttatcatcAGTCTTCTTGGAAACTATCCAATCATccagacatgcatctcatagcttgcagtACAAAGGCTCATGGTTGTATGCTCAGTGTTCTTCTCAATAGATTCCTCTCAACTCTTCTAATCAGCCTGTGAAAAGAAAATGTCTTGGCCTCACCAATGATGTTGCTTTTATCACCCATACTCATGCGGTGAAGTGTGCATTTGGCTTCAAAACAAATTGTCCCACAGTTAATCTTCGGGGTGGGTACCTTTCTAACATTCATTCAATGCAGTCGTGTGATAACATTTATCAATAACCATGTTTCAAATGATGATAATATGAAATTATCCTTCAAGTACAACATTGTTCCATAAtcagtcttggtggtgtgcCTCTTTTCGCCATTCAATTACATTCATTCATGTATCCTCATCGATCAATAGCCATGTTTTCAAAAGATGATGATATGAAAACGCCCTTCAGGTACATCTTTGGTCCACCATCAGTCCTGGTGGTGTGCATCTTTTCGGTATTCCTTTAATTGCAACCATATGCCCATATCGGTCGATATCCATATTTCAAAGGATGACAACATGAAGATGTCTTGCAAGCACATCTTTGCTCCATAGTTAGTCTTGGTGAATTGCATCCTTTTGTCATTCATTCAAATGCAACTGTATGCCCATATCGATCAATATGTATTTTTCAAAGGATGATGACATGAAAATGGTCTTCAAATACATCTTTGTATGTTGATTGCTGACGGGGGCTCACCAGGTCACGGGATGTTTTTGAACAATGTTGCTCCCGGTCGATATGAACATGCTTGCAGGAGGTTCTTGTCATTACCAGATGCTAATCATAACTTTAGTGGACTTTGCTGACTcgtcttttaattctttctttgCCCCCAGGTAATCTGAATActgcttctctttcttttcaggTTTCAAATGCATTGCCTTCTAGCTGCCCCACTTCTCAAGGAGTGTCGAGAAGTGTCAACGTCATTTCTGTCAAGGATTTTGCAGACTCAATTGATGTTCTTTGTTGTTCGACAATCTTCCTTGTTCTGGAatcacttctcatatttcaaagattATGTCTATTCAAAGTCTagtttgttgaaatgaaatcagagatgttcttttgaaaatcaagcttttttttttttcaaagatccAACACACATTATTCAAAATACACAGTTTCTTGATTAtcatgtattttgaaaacagaaattgaccCAATGTAGGATTAAAATGGTTTATCCCATGTTTGTTGTTTTATCCATTTTAACTCtgattttgggtatatctttgatggtctgtgatgaggtgacctttgtgtgaatttcaaaatcaagatGCTCGAGTCAAATCTTAGGCTTTATCAAGAgaggttgtttcttttttagctcttattttatcagcatgcataataaccaatAGTTTAATTCCTGAAGCTATGACTCTTATGAAAAGGCTTTTCAAGCTTTGAGAGCGTCATTTATCagttcagattgcttacttgatcaaaaagggcttttcaaagcacgtaatgcaggctatggttcaaGGCTATGGAAGAAAGGGATTTCATTGGCTCAAAatgtgtttgagggtttcaaagatctaggatcaacatcaattatccatcaactctctttctcttgttgtcGTTGCAGAGGAATGACATAAAGTCATGTTAAGGACAAATCAAAATTCTCTTAACATGggtcataatcttttttttttttttatgaatgaccAATCTTGATCAATTTGAAGACACTAGAGGCTTTATCACGGACCTTAAAAGTCATGTTTGTAGCTCAACACTTTTTGGTTTTTGACTTTCGGCCTTTGCTGTGTCTAAAAACTGTGACATGAGTAATTCCAGCACCCATCTTCACTGCTTTGtctagatgataaaaaaaaccaacatcgGTATTTTCTGCCCCAATCTatgtctccttttctttttcttttagccTTCTCAACGTAGCCTTATCTCAAACGTTAGGCTTTTGTTCCTATCCTTCTATTTTCTATTGATTCTATCAGTGTCTTCAACATATCTCTTGTTTGCCCCCAgtatggggtgtgatcctagtcagggtttctttgaaagaaaaattctaTCGGGCTCAAATGGGGACCACAAGTGGTATAATCTTTAGAAAGTGAagggataacaaagatggccttttttcatttcaagcaaggtcggttaaAACCGATAAATTTTAACCTCAtccagtgtaatgatttggatTTGCAAAGAGTCATGATTCGCGAATCCATAATTGGTGAATCCACTACGTGTCATTAGGCATACTGTTAAAACTTAGATATACAACGTGTGGTTCAATTTTGTGGTGCATGAGCTCAAGATTAGTTCGGTCATCTCTTGCCATTTTAACGAACATCAAGTCTTTTCTGGAATCAAAACGCTTTTAATTTTGCGCGTTGGAgttcaatcaaaatattttgcaaaaataaaatttgaacgAAACATCTCTTTATTTCAAGACAATAATAAGACTAAGAATAAAACATAATCCATTAAAAAGCgagatgtgatcccaaaacaaaatgatgggaaacaaaattgacaacatGACATTTCTAAACAGCTTCTTCATCGGTTATCCATGTCTTGTTATCATTCATTGGTGATGGCCTATTGACGATATGATCGTTGATATCATTCTTCACAAAATCTGCCCATGTCTTGCTCACCAGCCTTCTGACTTCATCTTCAAATTTCTTGCAATTCTTCACATCTCATCTGGATTATTCCATCTAGAGAATCATGCCTTGAGGCAATGAACTAACTGTGCTTTTTCCTTGGTGGCAAAGGTGAGCTGAAATGGGAAGCATCCATGGAGCAGACCCTTCCTTAATCGCAACATATCAATGTGCCCAGTCTTAAAGTTGAAGAATATCACATCAGGAAAATATTCTCCCATCAGCACAACATCAGCATTGCAGAAGGCCAAAGGACTTACGTGGGGGTTTTTCCTTGTTAAAACCCCTATGTTTATCGAATGCCTTTTGCTCCATTGTTTTCTGTCATGATCCTTCATGATCCATACTTTCATGAAATTTCTCGCCCTATCGATGCAGGTCATAGCGAGCTTTCCTTTGTATTCAGTAAGTCTGACATCATTGCCCTCAGAGGCTGGCAGGGGAAGTGGGAACAAACAATGACTCTCCTTTTTTACATCAAATGCAAAGACGTTTCTCTTCCAAGTGAGCCAATGAAGTGAGCCATTTACAGATACTTTTGTCATGCGATGAAGGGACTCTTCATGAGGCAACTTCACTTCATCCAACAGCTTCCATTTCCAAGTTGCTGATTCAAACAACTCAACTCTAATGCAGTGGTACATATAGAATTCTCTATGTGAGCGAAACTTGGGCTCCGAAAATCTCACAATCTTGTATCGTAAA is a window encoding:
- the LOC18101865 gene encoding F-box protein At5g49610 encodes the protein MDSAGELCRDAIYEVLTRSSMETVGKCRLLSKEYNKLTYESLFTKLHSQRTAIVSGFLIQSMIKNEYQVFFVSTNGLKNHPQISFDFLPEHVKIVSSTNQGVLLCHAHNKSCYYVCISSIQQWQKVPNPKARYDTIESGLMVERLKPLRYKIVRFSEPKFRSHREFYMYHCIRVELFESATWKWKLLDEVKLPHEESLHRMTKVSVNGSLHWLTWKRNVFAFDVKKESHCLFPLPLPASEGNDVRLTEYKGKLAMTCIDRARNFMKVWIMKDHDRKQWSKRHSINIGVLTRKNPHVSPLAFCNADVVLMGEYFPDVIFFNFKTGHIDMLRLRKGLLHGCFPFQLTFATKEKAQLVHCLKA